From Bos mutus isolate GX-2022 chromosome 5, NWIPB_WYAK_1.1, whole genome shotgun sequence, one genomic window encodes:
- the KRT4 gene encoding keratin, type II cytoskeletal 4, producing the protein MIARQQYVRGGPRGFSCGSAIVGGVKKAAFSSASMSGGAGRCSSGGFGSRSLYNLGGNKSISISMAGCRQGAGFGAAGGFGAAGGFGSGFGAGGFGSGFGGSFGGRGGAGFPVCPAGGIQEVTINQSLLTPLHVEIDPEIQKVRTEEREQIKLLNNKFASFIDKVRFLEQQNKVLETKWKLLQQQTTTTSVKNLEPFFEAYINALRKQVDSLANDKGRLQSELKIMQDSVEDYKTKYEDEINKRTAAENDFVVLKKDVDAAYMNKVELEAKVDALNDEINFLRVLYAAELSQMQTQVSDTSVVLSMDNNRNLDLDSIIAEVRAQYEEIAQRSKAEAEALYQIKVQQLQTSVDQHGDSLRNTKNEISELNRLIQRLRAEIENVKKQCQTLQGSVADAEQRGEVALKDAYSKRTELEAALQKAKEELARVLREYQELMSVKLALDIEIATYRKLLEGEECRMSGECQSAVSISVVGGAASAGGLGGALGGSSGFGLGSGSCAVGLGGGLGGSSGFGLGSGSGSGFGFGGGIGGSSSGKIISTTTVSKKSFR; encoded by the exons ATGATCGCCAGACAGCAGTATGTGCGAGGCGGGCCCCGTGGCTTTAGCTGCGGCTCGGCCATCGTAGGTGGGGTCAAGAAGGCTGCTTTCAGCTCGGCCTCCATGTCCGGGGGTGCAGGCCGCTGCTCCTCTGGGGGCTTCGGCAGCAGAAGCCTCTACAACCTTGGGGGGAACAAGAGCATCTCCATCAGCATGGCCGGGTGCCGGCAGGGTGCCGGCTTCGGGGCTGCAGGTGGCTTTGGGGCTGCTGGAGGTTTTGGCTCTGGTTTCGGCGCTGGTGGCTTTGGCAGTGGATTCGGGGGCTCCTTCGGTGGACGAGGTGGTGCTGGCTTCCCGGTCTGCCCTGCTGGAGGGATTCAGGAAGTCACCATCAACCAGAGCCTGCTGACCCCACTCCACGTGGAGATTGACCCTGAGATCCAGAAGGTCCGGACTGAGGAGCGTGAGCAGATCAAGCTCCTTAACAACAAGTTTGCCTCCTTCATCGACAAG GTGCGGTTCTTAGAGCAGCAGAACAAGGTGCTAGAGACCAAGTGGAAACTCCTCCAGCAGCAGACGACTACCACATCTGTCAAAAACCTTGAGCCCTTCTTTGAGGCCTACATCAATGCCCTGAGgaagcaggtggattccttagcCAACGACAAAGGACGCCTGCAGTCTGAGCTGAAGATCATGCAGGACAGCGTGGAGGACTATAAGACCAA GTATGAAGATGAAATCAACAAACGCACAGCTGCTGAAAATGACTTCGTGGTCCTCAAGAAG GACGTGGATGCTGCCTACATGAACAAGGTGGAGCTGGAGGCCAAGGTGGATGCCCTGAACGATGAGATCAACTTCCTGAGGGTCCTCTATGCTGCG GAGCTGTCCCAGATGCAGACCCAGGTCAGCGACACATCCGTGGTTCTCTCCATGGACAACAACCGCAATCTGGACCTGGACAGCATCATTGCTGAGGTCCGGGCCCAGTATGAGGAGATCGCCCAGAGGAGCAAGGCTGAGGCTGAGGCCCTGTACCAGATCAAG GTCCAGCAGCTTCAGACCTCAGTGGACCAACATGGAGACAGCCTGAGGAACACCAAGAATGAGATTTCAGAGCTTAACAGGTTGATCCAGAGGCTGCGGGCTGAGATCGAGAACGTCAAGAAGCAG TGCCAGACTCTGCAGGGATCCGTGGCCGACGCAGAGCAGCGTGGGGAGGTGGCCCTAAAGGATGCCTACAGCAAGCGCACGGAGCTAGAGGCCGCCCTGCAGAAGGCCAAGGAGGAGCTGGCCCGGGTGCTGCGAGAGTACCAGGAGCTCATGAGCGTCAAGCTGGCCCTGGACATCGAGATTGCCACCTACCGCAAGCTGCTGGAGGGCGAGGAGTGCCG AATGTCTGGAGAATGCCAGAGTGCTGTGAGCATCT CTGTGGTTGGTGGAGCTGCCAGCGCAGGAGGCCTCGGTGGAGCATTAGGAGGCAGCTCTGGATTTGGCCTGGGCTCTGGCTCCTGCGCAGTTGGCCTCGGTGGAGGGTTAGGAGGCAGCTCCGGATTTGGCCTGGGTTCTGGCTCTGGAAGTGGCTTTGGATTTGGTGGTGGCATCGGTGGCAGTTCCAGTGGCAAGATCATCTCTACCACCACCGTGTCCAAGAAATCCTTCCGATAA
- the KRT79 gene encoding keratin, type II cytoskeletal 79 produces the protein MRSSVSRQTYSTKGAFSSSSASGGGGSQARTSFSSVTVSRNSGRGGGPRCGPSMGGFGSQSLYNLGGSKSISVSVAGGASAGRVLGGFGLGGGAYMGLGACRPMLGPVCPPGGIQQVTVNQSLLTPLHVEIDPEIQRVRTEEREQIKTLNNKFASFIDKVRFLEQQNKVLETKWALLQEQGQKSGVTRNNLEPLFEHFINNLRGKLDNLQSERGRLDSELRNVQDLAEDFKTKYEDEINKRTAAENEFVVLKKDVDAAYVGRMDLHGMVDHLMGEIDFLRHLYEEELSQVQTHVSDTSVILSMDNNRNLDLDSIIAEVKAQYEQIAQRSRAEAESWYQTKYEELQVTAGKHGDNLRDTKNEIAELTRTVQRLQGEADAIKKQCQQLQTAIADAEQRGELALKDAQKKLGDLDAALNQAKEDLARLLRDYQALMNVKLALDVEIATYRKLLESEESRMSGECPSAVSISVTGNSTTVCGGGAAGFGGGISLGGGGGASKGRFSTNAGYSTVKGGPVSGGTSILRKTTTVKTSSRRY, from the exons ATGAGATCCTCCGTGTCTCGGCAGACATACTCCACCAAAGGGGCCTTCAGCTCCAGCTCAGCCAGTGGCGGGGGTGGTTCCCAGGCCCGCACCAGCTTCAGCTCGGTGACTGTGTCCCGGAACAGTGGCAGAGGCGGGGGGCCCCGCTGTGGCCCCAGCATGGGTGGCTTTGGGAGCCAGAGCCTCTATAACTTGGGGGGCAGCAAGAGCATCTCGGTCAGCGTGGCTGGAGGGGCCTCAGCGGGGCGGGTGCTGGGAGGCTTCGGCCTTGGCGGTGGGGCCTACATGGGCCTGGGGGCTTGCAGGCCGATGCTGGGGCCCGTCTGTCCTCCTGGCGGCATCCAGCAGGTCACCGTCAACCAAAGCCTGTTGACCCCCCTCCACGTGGAGATCGACCCGGAGATCCAGCGGGTGCGCACGGAGGAGCGGGAGCAGATCAAGACCCTTAATAACAAGTTCGCCTCCTTCATCGACAAG GTGCGGTTCCTGGAGCAGCAGAACAAGGTGCTGGAGACCAAGTGGGCGCTGCTGCAGGAGCAGGGTCAGAAATCGGGCGTCACCAGGAACAATCTGGAGCCCCTCTTCGAGCACTTCATCAACAACCTGCGGGGGAAGCTGGACAACCTCCAGAGTGAGCGGGGGAGGCTGGACTCGGAGTTGAGGAATGTGCAGGATCTTGCTGAGGACTTCAAGACCAA GTATGAGGATGAAATCAACAAGCGCACTGCCGCAGAGAACGAGTTTGTGGTCCTCAAGAAG gaTGTAGATGCCGCATATGTGGGCCGAATGGATCTGCATGGCATGGTGGACCACCTGATGGGGGAGATAGACTTCCTGAGGCATCTCTATGAAGAG GAGCTGAGCCAAGTGCAGACTCACGTGTCTGACACCAGTGTCATCCTCTCCATGGACAACAACCGCAACCTTGACCTGGACAGCATCATCGCTGAGGTGAAGGCCCAATATGAGCAGATTGCCCAGAGGAGCAGGGCTGAGGCTGAGTCCTGGTACCAGACCAAG TATGAGGAACTGCAGGTGACCGCTGGGAAGCATGGGGACAACCTGAGGGACACCAAGAATGAGATCGCTGAGCTCACCCGCACTGTGCAGAGGCTGCAGGGGGAGGCAGATGCAATCAAGAAGCAG TGCCAGCAGCTGCAGACTGCCATCGCAGATGCGGAACAGCGTGGGGAGCtggcattaaaagatgctcagaaGAAACTTGGGGACCTGGATGCTGCCCTGAATCAGGCCAAGGAGGACCTGGCCCGGCTGCTGCGTGACTACCAGGCGCTCATGAACGTCAAGCTGGCCCTGGATGTGGAGATCGCCACCTACCGCAAGCTGCTGGAGAGTGAGGAGAGCAG GATGTCTGGAGAATGTCCCAGTGCTGTCAGCATTT CGGTGACGGGCAACTCCACCACTGTGTGCGGAGGCGGCGCGGCTGGCTTCGGGGGTGGCATctccctgggtgggggtgggggggccagcAAGGGCAGATTCAGCACAAACGCAGGCTACAGCACTGTCAAGGGAGGGCCTGTCTCTGGGGGCACCTCCATCCTGCGGAAGACCACCACGGTCAAGACGTCCAGCCGGAGGTATTAG